Proteins from a genomic interval of Syngnathus acus chromosome 4, fSynAcu1.2, whole genome shotgun sequence:
- the reps2 gene encoding ralBP1-associated Eps domain-containing protein 2 produces the protein MEQEGGGSGGGGCSGAVSAAVSAGGLIPVHEHEQRYYSALHGLCVTEPSGKQLSSSKVAELFKASQLPADVLHKVTEVCGAKRMGYFGTAQFYVALKLLAAAQAGLPVHLQSTSANLPLPRFVGIKTEPEMRYVASTEAQHCDRIRCLDSGAEHKELPSPPGSSVLRSPPAYHSHQYATPKQRQMADSYAERADQQECDDDDDDPWSITEEQRDYYTNQFKSLQPDLGARILGAVAKNFFTMSKLPIPELSHIWELSDVDRDGALTFPEFCAAFHLIVARKNGYPLPESLPLGLHPKFGPPNDDVPLQHVRRRIVFDDGETGLHQTDPSAKLLPSVAKSKQDSKEEISKKQECSFRGVETLKEGATLQLATFSHRPEPPSQDPNRHCKMKTRPRSFSSTSIDDAMRKAEEPPTPPPRPQKKSHSRASSLDLNKLFQQGAPGLKSGWFPPPPALPPRPAASQVPPTKAQQPNFADFSRFRQEEESGVKPEEPCLRSRLNQSSEDLSKASQQEPSPNQAPQKPGRRKFRPDSQNVECLAPPTGSFLKHAQKTPSRQKRDIQMAIRKNKETNAVLTRLNSELQQHLKAVHHQRVTLESQLDLLRPVAST, from the exons ATGGAGCAGGAAGGCGGTGGCAGCGGCGGTGGTGGTTGCAGCGGCGCGGTGTCTGCAGCGGTGAGCGCCGGTGGTCTAATTCCGGTGCATGAGCACGAGCAGCGGTACTACTCAGCTCTGCACGGGCTGTGCGTGACGGAGCCCTCCGGGAAGCAGCTGTCCTCCTCCAAAGTGGCAGAGCTCTTCAAGGCGTCTCAGCTGCCTGCTGACGTGCTGCACAAG GTGACGGAAGTGTGCGGTGCCAAACGCATGGGCTACTTTGGCACAGCTCAGTTCTACGTGGCCCTCAAGCTgctggccgccgcccaggCGGGTCTGCCCGTCCACCTGCAGAGCACATCGGCCA ATCTACCACTGCCCAGATTTGTGGGGATCAAGACGGAACCAGAGATGAGATACGTCGCCAGCACGGAGGCGCAGCACTGCGACAGGATCCGATGTTTGGATTCGGGTGCCGAGCACAAG GAGCTGCCGTCTCCGCCTGGCAGCTCGGTACTTCGCTCCCCGCCGGCTTACCACAGCCACCAGTACGCCACgccaaaacaaagacagatgGCCGACTCATACGCGG AGAGGGCCGACCAGCAGGAGtgtgacgacgatgacgacgatcCCTGGAGTATCACAGAGGAACAGCGCGACTATTACACCAATCAGTTTAAAAGCCTGCAGCCCGACCTCGGGGCTCGAATTCTTG gTGCTGTTGCAAAGAACTTCTTCACAATGTCCAAACTTCCCATCCCGGAGCTGTCGCACATTTG GGAACTGAGCGATGTGGACCGGGACGGAGCTTTAACCTTCCCGGAGTTCTGCGCCGCCTTCCACTTGATTGTGGCCCGCAAGAACGGCTACCCTCTTCCTGAGAGCCTTCCCCTTGGCCTACATCCCAAATTCGGACCACCGAATGACGACGTCCCCCTTCAA catGTACGGCGTCGGATCGTCTTTGACGATGGCGAAACTGGACTCCATCAGACG GATCCGAGCGCCAAGCTCCTACCAAGTGTGGCCAAGAGCAAACAAGATTCCAAAGAGGAAATCAGTAAAAAACAAG AATGCAGTTTCAGGGGTGTGGAGACGTTAAAAGAAGGCGCCACTCTGCAGTTGGCCACCTTTTCCCACAGACCAG AGCCGCCGTCTCAGGACCCCAACCGGCACTGCAAGATGAAAACCCGACCGAG GTCATTCTCCAGCACTTCCATCGACGACGCCATGAGGAAGGCGGAGGAGCCTCCCACGCCGCCGCCTCGACCTCAGAAGAAAAGCCACTCCAGAGCCTCCTCACTGGACCTCAACAAGCTCTTCCAACAGGGGGCGCCAG ggCTGAAGAGCGGATGGTTTCCCCCTCCTCCAGCGTTACCTCCCAGACCGGCCGCCTCCCAG GTTCCACCGACCAAAGCACAGCAGCCCAACTTTGCAGACTTCAGTCGCTTCCGACAAGAG GAGGAAAGCGGTGTGAAACCCGAAGAACCCTGCTTACGCTCCCGATTGAATCAAAGTAGCGAAGACTTGTCCAAAGCTTCCCAACAG GAGCCAAGTCCCAATCAAGCTCCGCAGAAGCCGGGTCGAAGGAAGTTTCGGCCAGACAGCCAGAATGTGGAGTGCTTGGCGCCACCTACTGGATCTTTTCTAAAACACGCTCAAAA AACGCCATCCAGGCAGAAGAGGGACATCCAGATGGCAATCCGCAAAAATAAGGAAACCAACGCCGTGTTGACACGACTCAACAGCGAGCTGCAGCAGCACCTTAAG GCCGTCCACCACCAGAGGGTCACCTTGGAGAGCCAGCTGGACCTCCTGCGTCCCGTGGCCTCTACGTGA
- the cltrn gene encoding collectrin, translated as MSGKVIFLLSLALSSAQQLCKPDVSNGYKVRVSLQTALGDNTYVWDQNEMFLFRATLAYTMRNHFDGQDFQVANIIVCEETLRVSFWFVVTWPNDTTRLVDGGEVELAIRKSRNRINNAFLLSDRTLEFVGIAPTLVAPYQPATPPWLIAFGVVMGAIGAGFVILVISSAMQKRRKKKENVEDVTEDEDGDVETQSPKSLKNGSVRQDPTGVSNVAFSDDERVTQM; from the exons ATGTCGGGAAAGGTCATTTTTCTGCTGTCTCTGGCGCTTTCATCGGCTCAGCAACTCTGCAAACCag ATGTTTCAAATGGTTACAAGGTTCGGGTTAGCCTTCAAACAGCTTTGGGAGACAATACG TATGTCTGGGACCAAAACGAAATGTTCCTCTTTCGGGCCACGCTGGCTTACACCATGAGGAATCACTTTGACGGCCAGGACTttca AGTGGCCAACATCATTGTTTGTGAAGAGACGCTGCGAGTGTCTTTCTGGTTCGTGGTCACGTGGCCAAATGACACAACCCGTTTGGTGGATGGAGGCGAGGTGGAGCTGGCAATCAG GAAGTCTCGGAACCGCATCAACAACGCCTTCCTGTTGAGCGACCGTACTCTGGAGTTTGTGGGCATCGCGCCCACTCTGGTGGCTCCCTACCAGCCCGCCACACCGCCGTGGCTCATCGCCTTTGGGGTGGTCATGGGCGCCATTGGCGCGGGATTTGTCATTCTCGTCATCTCCTCGGCGATGCAGAAGAGACG aAAGAAGAAGGAGAACGTGGAGGACGTCACAGAGGATGAGGACGGTGACGTAGAGACACAGTCGCCCAAATCGCTGAAGAACGGCAGCGTCCGACAGGACCCGACCGGCGTTTCCAACGTCGCCTTCTCCGACGATGAGCGAGTCACACAAATGTAA
- the LOC119122038 gene encoding cadherin-24 translates to MRGAVVLLLLFLCVSRVASQHLPGLGPSLHLAAKPSLGLTVTHPRTHEEVEGLYEEGSAGLRLISEAGQEKSRQAESDGGGAQGSRRPRSRRKRSWLWNQFFVIEEYRGPEPVLIGRLHTDMDRGDGHTKYTLEGEGVGSVFVIDSNTGNIHVTKSLDREEKDQYRLTATATDRQTGRALEPSSQFIIRVQDINDNPPIFHGEPYIAAVPEMANIGTSIIQVTATDADDPTYGNSAQLVYAIAEGLDYFSVDPQTGILRTAVPNMDRETQEEYVVVLQARDMGGHLGGLSGTTTVTVRLSDVNDNPPHFRRSAWSFSVSELAAPGVEVGRLTATDADVGDNALLEFTIMDAEEAQTFNISGREREAIIVLNKLLDYETRNSYSFTVEVANPLVDPRYLKVGPFKDQAMVRVMVLNADEPPRFSQARYHLDVSENCPPVCSVGRVHAVDPDTGQSGNIRYSIDPQSDPEALFRVASDTGFISTVMELDREREQWHNITVIATQRDNPNLVSRVVVAIETLDQNDNAPELDRQYTTSVCDSTAPGQVVQVLRAVDRDPGGHDAPVHFSIPPESSSALNLSIRDSGGVTASLVLQSSLEPAPGYSSSLVSLYVPVVLRDGASGLANTATVTVTVCPCLRGGMRTEERSPRTRGRRWERRAVCRPAPSASPSAVFTLVILMAALACVTTLLVVCALSLSLRRQKRDALSFSEDDDIRENIISYDDEGGGEADTAAFDMAALQSMHRIQNVHRNIWYTQQSAPPPRSRTFSVTRNPHPGPEPERRPGSAPLYGRLCYGIHTLPSLRDYYYQAGPLQAGVQLPLPGRRLAAAAPIIRNQPVQHRPPENGRASVLAAQTLSRLMGRTEEGTKIHDDTQKQDHVKTSPAEVQSVPISGPASLSCSDPTGSSCQSPSSSSANQTLISTGATSCTVEDTDTDWSLPSISERSYPDAKLPVYPMTDTYSIVGSLNGSLPATIPDNRQPLRMEDLLNFRLNRVTSDQSQPPYDSLQTYEFEGRDSRAESLSSLGSEDGKDQDRGENGKDRDPAAGGMEELNVKFQRLVALIRERKSGKEQGAAEDPSQVQAAPSQTGQVQEKPVLKWDF, encoded by the exons ATGAGAGGAGCCGTcgtccttcttcttctcttcttgtGCGTCAGCCGTGTCGCTTCGCAGCATCTGCCAGGACTCGGTCCATCTTTGCACTTAGCGGCTAAACCTAGCCTCGGACTAACGGTGACCCACCCGAGGACTCATGAAGAAGTTGAAGGGCTATATGAGGAGGGTTCCGCCGGGCTGAGGCTAATTTCCGAGGCGGGTCAGGAGAAGTCACGGCAGGCAGAGTCGGACGGCGGAGGTGCGCAAGGATCCAGGCGGCCTCGTTCTCGGCGGAAGAGAAGCTGGCTGTGGAACCAGTTCTTCGTCATTGAGGAGTACCGAGGCCCGGAACCCGTGCTCATCGGACGG TTGCACACGGACATGGACCGAGGGGACGGGCACACCAAATACACGCTGGAGGGCGAAGGAGTGGGCTCGGTGTTTGTCATCGACAGCAACACGGGCAACATCCACGTCACCAAGTCTCTAGACCGCGAGGAGAAGGACCAGTACCGCCTCACTGCCACCGCCACCGACCGCCAGACGGGCCGCGCCCTGGAGCCGTCCTCGCAGTTCATCATCCGAGTGCAGGACATCAACGACAACCCGCCCATCTTCCACGGCGAGCCCTACATCGCCGCCGTGCCCGAGATGGCCAACATCG GCACGTCCATCATCCAAGTGACGGCCACAGACGCTGACGACCCCACGTACGGAAACAGCGCCCAGCTGGTCTACGCCATCGCTGAAGGACTCGACTACTTCTCGGTGGACCCACAGACAG GTATCCTGAGGACCGCCGTGCCCAACATGGACCGAGAGACCCAGGAAGAGTACGTGGTGGTACTCCAGGCCAGAGACATGGGGGGCCATCTAGGAGGCCTGTCGGGGACCACCACGGTCACCGTGAGGCTGAGCGACGTCAACGACAACCCACCTCACTTCAGACGCA GTGCGTGGTCGTTCTCCGTGTCAGAACTGGCGGCGCCGGGCGTGGAGGTGGGCCGTCTCACCGCCACGGACGCCGACGTGGGCGACAACGCGCTACTGGAGTTCACCATCATGGACGCGGAAGAGGCGCAGACGTTCAACATCAGCGGCAGGGAGCGAGAAGCCATCATTGTACTGAACAAA CTGCTGGACTACGAGACTCGCAACTCATACTCGTTCACCGTGGAGGTGGCCAACCCCCTGGTGGACCCCCGCTACCTGAAGGTCGGCCCTTTCAAGGACCAGGCCATGGTGCGGGTCATGGTCCTGAACGCGGACGAGCCACCGCGCTTCTCCCAGGCCCGTTACCATCTGGACGTGTCAGAGAACTGCCCGCCCGTCTGCTCGGTGGGCCGCGTACACGCCGTGGATCCTGACACGGGACAGAGCGGCAACATCAG GTACTCCATCGATCCTCAGTCGGATCCGGAGGCTCTGTTCCGCGTCGCCTCCGACACGGGATTCATCAGCACGGTGATGGAGCTGGACCGCGAGCGGGAGCAGTGGCACAacatcactgtcattgccACGCAGAGGG ACAACCCCAATCTTGTGTCAAGGGTGGTGGTTGCCATAGAAACGCTGGACCAGAATGACAATGCGCCTGAACTGGACAGACAATACACCACATCCGTTTGTGACTCCAccgccccgggacag GTTGTTCAAGTTCTACGCGCTGTTGACCGAGACCCGGGAGGGCATGACGCGCCGGTCCACTTCAGCATCCCGCCCGAGTCTAGCTCCGCCCTCAACCTCTCCATCAGGGACAGCGGCG GCGTGACGGCCAGCCTTGTGCTGCAGTCGTCCTTGGAGCCGGCGCCCGGCTATTCGTCGTCCTTAGTCAGCCTCTATGTGCCGGTGGTGCTGCGAGACGGCGCCTCGGGCCTGGCCAACACGGCCACGGTCACCGTGACCGTATGCCCGTGCCTGCGGGGCGGTATGCGCACCGAGGAGCGCAGCCCTCGAACGCGGGGCCGGCGCTGGGAGCGGCGCGCCGTGTGTCGCCCAGCTCCGTCTGCCTCGCCCTCGGCCGTCTTCACGCTGGTTATCCTGATGGCGGCGCTGGCCTGCGTCACCACTCTGCTGG TGGTTTGCGCACTGTCCCTGTCACTAAGGCGTCAGAAACGAGACGCCCTCTCATTCTCGGAGGACGACGACATCCGGGAGAACATCATCTCCTATGACGACGAGGGCGGGGGCGAGGCGGACACGGCCGCCTTCGATATGGCGGCGCTGCAGAGCATGCACAGGATCCAAAACGTGCATAGAAACAT ATGGTACACACAGCAGAGCGCGCCACCCCCTCGCTCCAGGACGTTCAGCGTGACCCGTAACCCCCACCCAGGGCCGGAGCCCGAACGGCGGCCCGGCTCGGCGCCCCTCTACGGGCGGCTCTGCTACGGAATCCACACGCTGCCGTCGCTCCGGGACTACTACTACCAGGCCGGGCCACTACAGGCAGGCGTGCAACTTCCTCTACCGGGACGGCGCCTCGCGGCCGCCGCTCCTATCATCCGGAACCAGCCGGTGCAGCACCGCCCTCCCGAAAACGGACGAGCAAGTGTGCTAGCGGCGCAAACGCTGAGCAGGCTGATGGGCAGGACTGAAGAAGGAACAAAGATTCACGATGACACTCAGAAGCAGGACCACGTTAAG ACAAGCCCAGCAGAGGTCCAGTCAGTGCCAATCAGCGGTCCGGCCAGTCTGAGCTGCTCCGACCCTACCGGTTCCTCCTGCCAGAGTCCCAGCAGCTCGTCAGCCAACCAGACTCTGATCAGCACCGGCGCCACCAGCTGCACCGTGGAGGACACCGACACCGACTGGTCACTACCGTCCATTTCCGAGCGGAGTTACCCCGACGCCAAGCTTCCCGTTTACCCCATGACGGACACGTACAGCATCGTGGGCTCGCTGAACGGAAGTCTACCCGCAACAATACCCGACAACCGCCAACCCTTACGAATGGAGGACCTGCTGAACTTCCGTCTCAACCGGGTGACGTCCGACCAGTCGCAGCCGCCGTATGACTCGCTGCAGACTTACGAGTTTGAGGGCCGCGACTCTCGGGCTGAGTCGCTGAGCTCACTGGGGAGCGAGGACGGGAAGGATCAAGACCGAGGTGAGAACGGGAAGGACCGGGACCCGGCGGCAGGAGGCATGGAGGAACTCAACGTCAAGTTCCAGCGGCTGGTAGCGCTCATCAGGGAGAGGAAGAGTGGCAAGGAGCAGGGGGCGGCTGAGGATCCCAGCCAAGTCCAAGCTGCTCCTTCCCAAACCGGCCAAGTCCAAGAGAAGCCAGTACTAAAGTGGGACTTTTAA
- the LOC119121804 gene encoding proteasome subunit beta type-11-like: MALQDLLKSRGDARSASFLDFCVPVAERLRENPLRFCSSTMTHRPPFAMSHGTTTLAFTFQGGVVAAADTRSSCNGLVASPDAEKVKPIHSHLVATSSGTSADCAFWKRILARELHLYRLRHGRLLSTAGAAKLLWHMLLPFKGTELCVGTILCGWDASGPAIFYICSDGTRLRGTLFSVGSGSPYAYGVLDQAVEWGMTAEEATRVAREAVHRATHRDAYSGNCVDIYRVTSTGWTRREREDLKDEYYRENKSAQVGHDQF, from the coding sequence ATGGCGTTACAGGACCTGTTGAAATCCCGGGGCGACGCTCGGTCCGCGAGCTTTTTGGACTTTTGCGTCCCGGTCGCTGAGCGCCTTAGAGAAAATCCCCTGCGGTTCTGCAGCAGCACGATGACGCACCGTCCGCCTTTCGCCATGTCTCACGGCACCACAACTCTGGCGTTCACCTTCCAGGGTGGCGTGGTGGCGGCGGCTGACACCCGCTCCAGCTGCAACGGCCTGGTGGCCAGCCCCGACGCCGAGAAGGTGAAGCCCATCCACAGCCACCTGGTGGCAACCAGCTCGGGCACGTCGGCCGATTGCGCCTTCTGGAAGCGGATCCTGGCTCGGGAGCTGCACCTCTACCGGCTGCGCCACGGCCGGCTGCTGTCCACGGCCGGCGCCGCCAAGCTGCTGTGGCACATGCTGCTCCCGTTCAAGGGCACCGAGCTGTGCGTAGGCACTATCTTGTGCGGGTGGGATGCCAGCGGCCCCGCCATCTTCTACATATGCAGTGACGGCACGCGCCTCCGGGGAACGCTCTTCTCCGTGGGCTCGGGATCACCTTACGCCTACGGCGTGTTGGATCAAGCGGTAGAGTGGGGGATGACGGCGGAAGAGGCCACGCGGGTGGCGAGGGAGGCGGTGCACAGAGCCACCCACAGGGACGCCTACTCGGGCAATTGCGTGGACATCTATCGCGTCACATCCACGGGGTGGACTCGCAGGGAGCGGGAGGACTTGAAAGACGAATATTACAGAGAGAACAAGAGCGCTCAGGTGGGACATGATCAATTCTGA